From the Leptospira andrefontaineae genome, the window AATCTTCCGGATCTGAAAAACAAGATCGTCCTAACTGTCATTCCGATCCTGAATCAACTGTTCATGAATGCGGATGTAAAAAGGAAAATTCCGACCGGATCTTCTCACAAATCAGGATCTTCTCTTATTATATAACCGTTCCTCATATCTATATTATTCCTAGTCTCGGATCTACATTTAAAATGAAAGATGTATATTCCGAGGAATTATCAAAAGCTCATAACCGAAAACTAAAACGTCCCCCTAAACATATTTCCTTAACTTAATCGAATCGTCTTCCAAGATCTGACTACTCTGTTTTGGAAGAATCTTAAATGTATATTCATAATATTAAGGAAAGTAAATATGCTATCTCGCCATATTTCAACAGCCGCGATCATTCTCGCATTCTTTCATTTCGATTGCTCCCAATTGGGATCTCTATCGAACGGAACTTCATCAGAACAACAACTTATGCAGACTCTTGTATTCGGAGTAGCAGCAAAAGAAGGATGTTCCACCCAAAGTTTAACTCCAATTTCGAATACTCTCTCCTACGTACATCCCGTGCGCACAAGATATGATATTCAAAATTGTTCTCCTAGTGATCTAGTAAGCCTAGGATTCACAGGCAATACTTCTCAATTAGCAAAAGGACTGAGTGGCAATTCTTCCGACTCAGTATTTTATAGCTTGGGAAATGTTGTTCTTCCTAGTGCAAACGGAGGAACAAATTTAGAAGTTTCCTTCTCCCTAAAATCCGGCGGAAGCCTGACTGCTTATGTGTATGGATCAGGAACCCCAATCTCCGGTCCAGCATTACGACTAACGGATTCCAGCAAGGAACAATTCTACTCCAATATGTCTGGAGACTTTGCAGTGGTAAGCAAAGGAACTGCAGCGTTGTCCCCTGACACAAAATACACATACTGCATTGATTTTCAATACGCAAGTTCGGAGCAATGGATCAATGCCTGGCCAAAGGCCTGTTCTGAAGTGTCTCAATCAGATCGGAGTTCAATGATGATGTTCCCAGTCATGCAGATGATGAGTGTACCTTCCTATTCCGGAAACAAGATCGGCTTCATCTTGAATGGAGCCAAACTAACGTCTTTTACGATCGGTTCGATTTTGTCCCAAGTCGATTGATCGCTTCCACTGGGGCCGCTTAAGCGGCCCTCTTTTTTGGTCCGGATACTCGGAGGTAATCATGAAGTATCACGTTTCTATAGTAATATTTTTAATTATATTATCTTTTAATAATGTCCATTCTGAAGGGATCGATATTCCCAAACCGGAAGAGGTCGATCCTCACGCTCACCATCGTAAAGAATCAAAAGAACAAGGTCATCAACATGAATTAAGGGCAGATCAAATCGCTCCCGCAGGCCTGATGTTTCCTCATGTGCATCAAAAAGGGTCCTGGGTTTTAGATTTTCGGTATATGGGAATGCAAATGGCAGGACTTCTGAACGGAAGCAAATCTACGGGAACTTATGAAACACTTTGGTTTCCGCAGTTCGATCCAAGTGTTTCCATGCCTAGCGGTAGCTTGCTCACAGGTGGTCCAAACATTCCTCAAACTTCAGTCAACGGATACCGTTATATGTCGGTTCCTAAATCTATGCTGATGGAATCGTATATGACAAGTGCAATGTATGGAGTTTCGGACGATACGATGATTATGTTTATGGTTCCGGTTATGAAAAACCAAATGATGATGGAGACAAGCAACTTTGATTCTTCTGCGATGAAATCCGGAGGTGTAGGAGATATTTCTTTTTCTGCAGCACATCGTATCCTAAAACGGAATGATCATGAAGTCTTTCTGAATTTCGGGATTTCTCTTCCAACCGGCTCCATTGATGAACGAGACTGGATGCCGATGATGGGAAACCAAAAAGTTCCGTATAATATGCAACCAGGTACCGGGACTATCAATTATTTGCCCGGGATTGCTTACTCAGGAAAATCGGATCGATTTTCTTGGGGATTAGGAGCAAATGCAAATCTTCGCAGTTCAAAAAATCAAAACCAATATCGTTTCGGAAATATATACGAACTTAATTCCTGGATCGCTTATTCTATATTTTCTTGGACAAGCGTTTCTATTCGAGTGCAGGCAGTTTATTGGGATAATATTAAAGGACAGGACGGTTCATTAGACCCGAAGATGGATCCTCAAAACGATCCGAACCGACAAGGAGGAAATCGTACAGATGCGTTACTAGGTATGAATTTCCTTTTAGATGAAAAAATTCGATTCGGTTTCGAAGTCGGCAAACCCTTTCACCAACATTTAAACGGCCCCCAACTCGCAATGCAAACTATGTTCAATGTATTTGTTCGTTATGATCTGAATTAATACATAGTGTAGAAGGCCCAAATTAATTCGTGTTCCGGGCCTTCTAACTTTTTAGAAATTTCGAACTAAAAATCTTTTATAAGAAATGCTTAAAGGCATCATAACCCAAAACACCAAGAACAAAATAGATAATAATATGACGACCGAAGTTCCCAAACTTCTAATAAGAAATGCGCCTGAGAATCCAAGCAACACGGAAGCCTTTGTCTGAAGAATAATTAAGATCCTTACAAGATCGACTGGATTAAATAGAATCACGAGTAATGCAGGGATCTCTACCGGATAATCTCCCAAATAGATACTCAACATAAATACGAACGAATCAAAAAGTAAAAAGAAATATAACCAGACGAGCAAGGCTCCCGATACGATCAATTCTCCCTTTTTAAAAAAAGAAGCCAATAAAAATCCCAAAGAAACGAATACTAAGATCAGTATAGTGCCGAAAAAGATCAGCTCAACAAATAAGATCGCTAGTTTAAGATCACTAAAAAGAAATGGAACTCCAGGAATTCCAAGACCGACCAGAAAACTTAAAAAAAGAGATAAACTTACTCCGCAGTATTTTCCGAAAAAATATTGAGACCTTGTTAACGATTTAGAAAGAAGTACTTCTGCAAAAGGAAGTGAATCGTTAAATGTTAAACCTGCAAATGTAATAGAAAATAAAGGTACAACAAATAGGACTAGATTCATCTGGCTTACAACCAATCTTCCTCCACTTTCATCGCCGAAATAGTTGAGTGCTCCTGAAGATATTGCAAGAAAACCGGCAAATACAAACATCCATTTGCTTCTGATATTTTCCCTTAGTTCGAATAAGATTAATTCATTCATATTCTTTCCGAATACTTGGTATTCCAAAATTCCATTAATGTATTCTGGAGATTCCCTTTATCCTTGTTCTTTATAAAATTTTCAGGAGAGTCCTCGATTAATAAAGAACCTTCTGACATTAGCAAAAAACGATCCGCAATTTCTTCCACTTCGCTTAGAATATGAGTTGAGAATACAAGCAAGGCTCCTTCTTTCTTTTTTCTAATTAAAATTTCCTTTAAAAGATTCGAAATGTAAGGATCTAAACTCGCAGTGGGTTCATCCACTATATATACGGGCTTTCTGATCGAAAAACATTGCAGTATATTGACTTTTTGTTTCGTTCCTCCGGACAAAGATCCGAATTTTATATTTTCATAATTCTTCAAACCGAGTAGGTCGAATAATTCCTGAAATTCTTTCGGATCAGAAGATTCCAGTTTTTTCAGAAAATCCACAAGTTCGGATACCTTTACATTTTTAGGAAATAAAGGGGCTTGGGGCATATAACCGATCTTGAAATTAGTATACCCTTCTCCTTCTCCCTTAAATTCTATACTACCGTTATTAGGTTTTACCAAACCTACTATACTTTTGAGCACTGAACTTTTTCCAGAGCCGTTAGGACCGATCAGAGAAAGAATACTTCCTGCCTCCGCATCGAAAGAGATCCCTTTTACTGCGATTGATTTTCCATATTGAACTGTTAAGTTCTTCACCTGCATCATACATGGCTCCTCATCTTTGGTTTTGGATCTTCCAGATCGATTGGAGTAACGATCGGAAATGCCTTTTCGATTGCTTGTAAAAAGTTCACAACTGGAGAATTATAAAGAACCATTAGAAACGGATAAACCACTACCCAATATCCGAAAAAATGAACGGGTTTATGAGGAATATCCCCGAATCGATCCAGATCCAAATCGTAACCGTCGTAAGTATCCCAAAAATTTTCTTTGAATGAATTTGTACTATGTTTCGTATTCGTACTAATATCGAATACGTTCTCCTTGAAATCATTTTGAACAAACTGATTGGATTCACTATTTCCTAATATACGAACTCCCCAGCCGTTATCTCTTAAAATATTGTGTGTAAAATAATTGCGATTACATCCATCCGCGAAGACGGCTACAGTATTATGAACGAATGAATTTTTCGTAAGAATACTTTCCGAAATTTCTTTGAGTAAAAGACCATATGAACTATCCCCCCAGTTATTCTCAAAACGGTTGTTTTCGATGAGTATATTTTTACTGTACATCACCGCAACTCCAGCCGAGTTGTTTTCGAATCTGTTCCCCCTAAAATCGTTCTCCGAAGAAAACATGAAGTGCATTCCGTAACGAATATTATCGTGCGAAAAATTCTCCTCTATTTTGAGATTACTCGAGAACTCCAGATAGATCCCGTCCCTATGCCTTTTTAGTTCATTCCCTTCTATCCTGATCCCTTTAGAAGACCAAAGATGGATCCCATTCCCTCCGGAAACCTCGTTTACCGCATTTCCTGAAGAATTGTTTACTCGTATATTACAATCTTCTACTTCTGCGAGATAGATTGCGTATGCATTGTCCTCAAACTGATTATTTTCTATTATGCAAGACTTTACTTTTTCTGCATGTATTCCGGCATACTCCGACGTATCGGAAACTCCACTTCCTATAATTCTAAATCCTCGGATCGTTACATTATTGGATCGAATATCCAGCACATGTTTTTCTTTTTTGCCATCTAAGATCGCGCCGACAGAACCTTCTAAAACCAAAGGTTTTGATATGGATATCATACCTTCCTGATAGATCCCTTTTCTAATCCGGATTATATCTCCTTGGTTTGCAGAATCTATTGCTGCTTGAACGGAAGAGAATCGACAATTCTCCTTACATACTTCTAATTCTTTGGAAAAAATATCGGAAGTGGTTAAACAAAAGAAGAAGGCGAATATCGCAATCGATCGCGAATATCCGAAATGAATCTGGAAAGTTTCAGGACCCCAATCACTGATTTTTTTCATTGTTTCGACTCCAAATAGAGCCTTTATGCGTATTCAAAAATTCTTTTGCTCTGTCCATAGAGGAGAAAGCGGCAATACCTTCTCCCATAGGGGAACGCAGTTCCGAAGAACGGACCAATACCGCTCCTTCTTCGGAAATCATTCGATCTGGATTTTCAAAATCGGTAAACCAAACCGATCCGGAAGAATACCTTGCGGACTTCTCAAATGAATGAGAACATTCTATGGAGTCGAAATAGTATCTTCTCCCCTTTTCAGTTAATAACTGAGCGTGGAAACGTTTATCCACGATTGCCATTGAACAATGAGCACAAAGTTCTCTTCCGAATTCAGGAAGTATCGGTTCTCTTTTGGAACAGAAAACCGAATTCGATACCACCAAGAGCAAGATGATCACCGGTAAACCGGCCCTAGCTTGAAACATCTATCCTCCTTTTCTCGTCCCATATCACCCAAATGAGAATTCCAAGAGAAACAAACAGAATAATCCCTCCCCAAGAAGGAAAACTGCAAGCAGTGATATTTAACATTTCCTTACACCCTAAAAGTGGAGGTTGGTATGCCATACCCGGAACCACTATCGGAGCATCTGGATTTAGGTTATGTCCGTAATTATATTCCCATCTCCAAAAATCATACATTCCGAGGATCCCTAATATTATAATATTCAGAATTCCTAAAATTACCATATAAACTTTCGGATGAAGGAAGGTTACGAATGCTCCGAATATCAAAAATCCCAAAACATAGGGCATAAACAATAGTTCGGGAACAGATTCCGAAACGATCTCGTGCATTCCTATATAATGATTTAATAGATTAATATTCTGAAGATCGTAAGTAGAAGATCCTGTGATCTTATCGATCCAGATCTTCATTCCCAAACCTTCAGGATACTGTGGAGCATCTAAAGCGATATGCCAAATCGGCAAAAAATAAACTGATAGAAGCAAAAGACCGACTCCTAAAATTAGGAGCCGGTTCATTTTGGAGATCTTCTTTAAGAGAAGTTCCTGCATAAGATCCCTCGTTAAGGAAGCACCCTTATGTACTGCTGCATTTCTTGGTGAAGAGCCGAGCAGAAATCGGTGCAGTAGAACGGATAGATTCCAGGCTTAGGTGCTTTCCATTTGAAAGTCCTGGTCTGTCCAGGCATGATCAGAAGGTTAGGCATTTCAGGTGCCCCGCCCACTGCGAAACCGTGCGGAATATCAAAGTCTTGTTCCAAGTTAGTCACATGGAAGAAGACAGTATCACCACTTCTTACTTCGATAGTGTCCGGTTTAAAGTGAGAACGTATCTGTGTCATATAAACACGGACAGTATTTCCTTCACGAACAACTCTCGCATCCTTCTCATTCTTGATCGCATACGGATGTTTATTTTCTTCTAATGGATAAATTTTAGCAGCCTTATCCATGAGAAGTTTTGCAGGGATCATTTGGGAATAGTGAGGCTCTCCTACCGTTGGGAAATCGGAAAGTAATTCCGCTTTACCTCCGGAAATATCGTAAAGCTGAGCACTCTGAGGTAATTCCATACCAACGGGAAGATATCTATCTTTAGTGATCTTATTCAGCGCGATCAGATATTTTCCATACGGATCCTTAGAGCTACCACCTACGATAGAAAGGTGACCTACACTATAGTAAGCAGGAAGATGTTGTTCAACTTCCCAGGTTCCCAATTCCCATTTTACAACTTCCGAACTTACGAAACAGGAAGTATAAGCATATCCCTTCCCATCAAACTCTGTATGCAAAGGACCTAAACAAGGTTTTTTAACTTCTCCAGCAAGAGTGGATTCGTATTTTAAGATCGGAATATCCATGATCATCCCTGATCTATGTTCAGGCTTGTCTTTGACATCCATTAGTTTTGAAAAGGAGTGAACCGGAATAACCGTAGCAAGTTTTCCACCACCTACGATATATTCTCCTGTTGGATCCACGTCTGTTCCGTGAGGACTCTTAGGAGTAGGCATATAATACATGACTCCCGGACAATCCTTAGGTTGGAGCATTTTTACTCCGCTCAACTTTTCAGAAATGGCAGGCTGGTTCTCCGGTAGGTAATTTCTATAATATTCTCCCCCGAAGTTAGACGCCTTTCCTTGATCCAAGCATTGTTTAGCACGAACCCAGTTGAACGCTAGGATATAATCCTTATCATTCTTGGAAGCTCCTACTTCTATCATCTTATATGCTTGTTCAGAGTTATAAGATGTGAAGAAGCACCAGTCGTGAGATTTTCCTTTTCCGCAGTGCGATAGATCGTAATCGAAACCTGGAACAAGGATCTGCAATTCAATGGAAAGCCTTCCTGATTTAGGATCTACCTTCACCATAGAAACTGTTCCTTTAAAATCTCCTTTAGAGAAATTTTCTATAGGAACACTTGCTTGAGGTATCGGAACGGAGAAACGAGTCGCCGCCATCAGATACTCGGTATTTTCCGTAGCAAAAGGAGAAGCGTGGTTACCCGCACTATTTGGGATCTCAATGATCTCTTTAGTTTCAAAAGATCTCAAATCGATCCGAGCAAGTCTAGGCGAGTTATTTGCATTCATAAACAACCAACGACCATCTTGTTTTCCATCAGTCATGGATGCTTCAATATGATGGCTATCATCCCAAGGAACATACCCATTAGTAGTTCTAAGCATATTCTTAGTTTCTTCATCATATCCATAACCGTTCTCCGGAAAAACCGAGAAGACCGGAATGATCTTGAATAAACGTGTAGAAGGAATTCCATATACCGACATTTGCCCGCTGAACCCTCCTGAGAGGAAGGCGTAGACTTCATCCTTTTCTCCCGGCGCAACATACACACGCTTCGCCGCATCGGAAGCAAGTGCAGCTGTTGCAGCCCCACCTTTACACCCGTACCCTAAACCGATTAGGATCATCAGTCCGATAGGCACAAGATTCCTGAATTTGTGTTTTTTCATTTTCTTCCTCCCTTATTTCTTATCCATTTTTCTAAGATATTCCAGGATCTCTCTAGCTTCAGATTCTTGAACGTTTTGGAACGTCATCTGAGTTAGATGTTCCGCGAGAAGTTCCTGAGCAATCGGATCCTTTTGAGTCATTTCCATAGGATTCAAGATCATATTCATGATCCACTCCGGAGTCCTTCTCTCAGTTACTCCCTTTAATGCAGGCCCTACGACCTTCTCTTCGAATTTATGACAGGCACTACATTTTGTTTCGAAGTTCTGTTTCCCTTTTTGGGCCATACCTTCATCCAATGTGCCTAACGTAACAGAAGTGACCGGACCGATCCCCTTACTACCTACAGAGCTCTCGGCTTCCGCCGGTTTTTCTTTCCCACAATAAGAGAAAGCGATTAAACCCAACAGTACCGGAGTGATCTTACCGAATTTTATGATATTCTTAATTATCTTCATAAACACCCGAGCGTCCGGCTCTTTAGTTTTCTGAGATCAGATCTATGTCCGGACTTTCATTCATCTAACTACGTTCGGGAAAGAAGCTCCTTGACCCGGGTCAATCCGTCTCAAAAGCCTCCGATGATAATTGTCATACGGTCTGAAGATAGGTTTAACCGTTTTCAGATCGTCAAAACTTATATAAGAGAATCGAATGATAATGAGTAAGATATGGGATTAATGATCTTCGATGAGATATCTAAGGAAGAGATGTTATCTATCTTTTCAAGTGGAAGGAAACGGACTCTTAAAAAAGACGAATTTCTTTTTCATCAAGGAGATGAGACGGATTGTCTACATCTTCTTATAGAAGGTAAACTTCAAATATTCAAATATGATTCCAGTTCTAACGAGATCACTTTGAATTTTTTTAACCCTGTTTCTTTGATCGCAGAACTCGCACTGATTAACGGGATACCTTTCCCCGCCTCAGGCAGATTTGTAACGGACGGAGCGGTTCTTTCTCTTCCTTTTAAAGAATTACGTGAAAGAATAAAAACGGATATTCCTTTAAATCATCTTCTGATCCAATCTTTGTTCAGTAAGATCCAAGCATTAAATCTTTCTATCAATCGAGGAATGACTATGGATTCTTTACAAAGAGTCGCTCACTTCTTGTATTATCTTCCCGAAAACCAAGCAACACTTGCACATTCGCAGATTGCTTCTATGCTCGCGCTGAGACCTGAAACTTTCTCCAGAACACTCAAACAACTCAAAGACCAAGGAATCATAAATCCGGAAAGAGGATTGATAGAAGTTTTGAAAAAAGAAGAATTAAAAAACTTTTTCTAATACTCCTTAAGGTAGAAGGTCCGCTAAAAAGTAAAACCTCTCGAATACGCAAGCCCCAATACTGCGATCAATAAAGAGATCAGAAGATTGATCCTACCGAAAATAGACGCATATTTTCTACTACGACTATCCGATTTGACTCCATTTTGCATATCCTTGAATGCGGTCGGCCCAATTAAAAAATCATGAAGAACGGAACTTAAAAGAAGAAGAAGGAATAAGATCATCTTAACAAGAAAGACTGCCCCATGAGGAGATATCCAATACGAGACCTGAGAATAAACCTCGAAATATCCCTTCAAATAAGCGATACTAATTCCCGAACATAATAATATTATAAACACATAATACGAAATTTTCCTGAACTGCAAAGCAACCTTAAGAAGTAATAGAGTTTTAACGTCCGTTAACTCCTTATCCTTATATACCGGTCGAAATATCATCACAAAGAAGAGCATTCCGCCCACCCAGAAGGCAGCTGCGAAAAAGTGAAATAATAGTGCTACAAAATACATGTAGAAAAATCTCAGCCTGTCAATTTTCTCCATAGAGCACGTCCGATAAATCTGAATTTTTCCCCTAAAGGAAATCTTCCTAGATTTGCTTGGACCACTCCTTTCGTGAATCTGGTTGCCTTAGAATAATCTATCTTTATATCCACAATAACAGGCCTTCCTTCGGCGGAGATACGGAATGCCTGCTTTAATGCAGAATCTATGTTCTCATTAGATTCAATAGAAAGATATGCTGCACCTGTTCCTCGCGCTATACCTTCTAATTGTAACTCACCTAGTATGGTACAGGTCTTCCGAGAATAAGGTATCTGTTGTCCTTGGGATATCTGGCTTAGCTCCCCATCATAGAAAACACAAATGATTACTCCAACGGAATTTGTACTAGCGGTGAGTAACTCTAATCCTGTCATCAAAAATGCACCGTCACCTACAATGCCCACAACATTACGATCCGGGTTTGCTATCTTGGCTCCGATGGAAGCAGGCACACAGTACCCCATAGAATTAAAATCGCTTGGTGAAATAAATGTTTTAGAACGGATCGATGGAAAAAGTTCAGCAGCTAAGAATGTATGATTCCCATCATCCACGACCAGGATATCTTCTTCTTTCATCTGTTTGCGCAACTCGCGAAAGAAAATAGAAGGATTTACTTTATCCGGAACAGAATGTTTTTCCCACTCGACTTCGTATTCTTTTTTCTTTTTTAGAATTAGATCCTCAATTTTCTCAGATTCTTTTTTCTGAATTCCGTCCTTTTTAAATTTCTCTAATATTTCACCCAATATATGTTTTGCGTCTCCCTCTAACTCGAATTTTGCAGGATAATTCTTAGAGAATACATCCGGATTCACATCTATATGGATTAAATTTTCAGGCACTTTCATGCTAAAACTTCCGGTAGGGATCTCGGAGAATCTTGTTCCGATAGCTAATAGACAGTCACAATTCTCAAAAGTCGCTTCTCCCGCCGGAACAGAATAAGGACCAAATCCCATTCCAGTATGAAGTGGATGATTCCCGGGAAATACACTCAATCCTTGCAAGGTAGTAGCAACGGGGGCACCAATGAGCTCGGCGAGTTCGATTAATTCTTTAGTCGCTTCTCGAGCTCCCCAACCTGCAAAAATCCCCGGATGTGCGGAGTTTTTCAAAAGATCATAAGCATTTTCTAATGCTGCTTCATCGATCTTCCATACATTCCTTTCTGGTGTGAACTTTGGAATATGGGACACATTTCCTGAAAACAATTGTATGTTTACCGGGATCTCTATAAAAACAGGTCCGGCCTCATCCTCTGTCGCAATCTCATAGGCTTCGAATATAATCGGGATAATGTCTTCATGAGTTTCTACTCGAAAGAATTTTTTAGTGATGCCTTTCAGAAATCCTGACTGATCAATTTGGTGTAATTGGAATTTTTTCCCGGTATCCGTTCTTACTCCGCCTGAGATGATCAACATTGGTATTCCATCCAAGTATGCTTCTCCGATCCCACTTAATGCGTGAGTCGCACCTGCAGCAGGAACAATAACCAAAGTACCAATAGATCCAGAAGTCCTACTGATTGCATCCGCCATAAACGCCGCTCCACATTCATGGGTTACAAGATAAGGAGTGATACTCTTAGATATATTCAATTCGTCGTACAATTCGGTATTATGGACCCCAGGTATTCCGAAAGTGAATTTCACTCCGATCTGTTCTAAGGCGTATACGATCAATTCTGCTCCGGTCTTTTTCATAATGATTCCTGTTTGTTATTTATGGTTTTATAATGGAACGCGCTGCAATTCTGGAGGTAAGTATACAACTGCCTAAGAAGGTTCCTTCTAAAGCACCTTTTCCGTGGATTCCTCCACCGCCGAAACCGGCCGCTTCCCCCACCGCATACAGACCTTCAATTGGATTTCCTCTGGGATCTAAAACTCTGGATTTTAGATCCGTTTGGATCCCTCCCATAGACTTTCGAGTAAGTATAAATTCGCGTATCGCGATCAGAGGCATTGCTTTTTTATCTAAGATCTTCTGGAACTTACAAGTTCGAGCACGATCCCCACGATAATTGCGAAGTTGTGTGATCCTTCTGAGTTGATCGTCATTATGGAATGTTTCTCCCCTTTCGATCATCTCATCATACTCAAGGATAGTTCTTTCTAATCTTTCCGCATTGATAGAACGATCTTCATTCAACTCGTTCATTCTTTCTGCAAGTTCTGAAACCGAATCCGCTACTACGAAATCGGGACATTCTGAGCTGATCTTTTTTACGAAAGATTCATTCCCGAAAAAAACAGTTTTCAAAAATCCTAAAAAGTCCTTAT encodes:
- a CDS encoding LIC_11090 family protein, which codes for MKTITAYFLTLLFFPRLLVPAEGSVFEKLFLGNSICHCNHNSSRETHPNKEDDFFRSKIDPSKSSGSEKQDRPNCHSDPESTVHECGCKKENSDRIFSQIRIFSYYITVPHIYIIPSLGSTFKMKDVYSEELSKAHNRKLKRPPKHISLT
- a CDS encoding transporter, with translation MKYHVSIVIFLIILSFNNVHSEGIDIPKPEEVDPHAHHRKESKEQGHQHELRADQIAPAGLMFPHVHQKGSWVLDFRYMGMQMAGLLNGSKSTGTYETLWFPQFDPSVSMPSGSLLTGGPNIPQTSVNGYRYMSVPKSMLMESYMTSAMYGVSDDTMIMFMVPVMKNQMMMETSNFDSSAMKSGGVGDISFSAAHRILKRNDHEVFLNFGISLPTGSIDERDWMPMMGNQKVPYNMQPGTGTINYLPGIAYSGKSDRFSWGLGANANLRSSKNQNQYRFGNIYELNSWIAYSIFSWTSVSIRVQAVYWDNIKGQDGSLDPKMDPQNDPNRQGGNRTDALLGMNFLLDEKIRFGFEVGKPFHQHLNGPQLAMQTMFNVFVRYDLN
- a CDS encoding ABC transporter permease — its product is MNELILFELRENIRSKWMFVFAGFLAISSGALNYFGDESGGRLVVSQMNLVLFVVPLFSITFAGLTFNDSLPFAEVLLSKSLTRSQYFFGKYCGVSLSLFLSFLVGLGIPGVPFLFSDLKLAILFVELIFFGTILILVFVSLGFLLASFFKKGELIVSGALLVWLYFFLLFDSFVFMLSIYLGDYPVEIPALLVILFNPVDLVRILIILQTKASVLLGFSGAFLIRSLGTSVVILLSILFLVFWVMMPLSISYKRFLVRNF
- a CDS encoding ABC transporter ATP-binding protein, producing the protein MMQVKNLTVQYGKSIAVKGISFDAEAGSILSLIGPNGSGKSSVLKSIVGLVKPNNGSIEFKGEGEGYTNFKIGYMPQAPLFPKNVKVSELVDFLKKLESSDPKEFQELFDLLGLKNYENIKFGSLSGGTKQKVNILQCFSIRKPVYIVDEPTASLDPYISNLLKEILIRKKKEGALLVFSTHILSEVEEIADRFLLMSEGSLLIEDSPENFIKNKDKGNLQNTLMEFWNTKYSERI
- a CDS encoding nitrous oxide reductase family maturation protein NosD, with the translated sequence MKKISDWGPETFQIHFGYSRSIAIFAFFFCLTTSDIFSKELEVCKENCRFSSVQAAIDSANQGDIIRIRKGIYQEGMISISKPLVLEGSVGAILDGKKEKHVLDIRSNNVTIRGFRIIGSGVSDTSEYAGIHAEKVKSCIIENNQFEDNAYAIYLAEVEDCNIRVNNSSGNAVNEVSGGNGIHLWSSKGIRIEGNELKRHRDGIYLEFSSNLKIEENFSHDNIRYGMHFMFSSENDFRGNRFENNSAGVAVMYSKNILIENNRFENNWGDSSYGLLLKEISESILTKNSFVHNTVAVFADGCNRNYFTHNILRDNGWGVRILGNSESNQFVQNDFKENVFDISTNTKHSTNSFKENFWDTYDGYDLDLDRFGDIPHKPVHFFGYWVVVYPFLMVLYNSPVVNFLQAIEKAFPIVTPIDLEDPKPKMRSHV
- a CDS encoding nitrous oxide reductase accessory protein NosL — its product is MFQARAGLPVIILLLVVSNSVFCSKREPILPEFGRELCAHCSMAIVDKRFHAQLLTEKGRRYYFDSIECSHSFEKSARYSSGSVWFTDFENPDRMISEEGAVLVRSSELRSPMGEGIAAFSSMDRAKEFLNTHKGSIWSRNNEKNQ
- the nosZ gene encoding Sec-dependent nitrous-oxide reductase is translated as MILIGLGYGCKGGAATAALASDAAKRVYVAPGEKDEVYAFLSGGFSGQMSVYGIPSTRLFKIIPVFSVFPENGYGYDEETKNMLRTTNGYVPWDDSHHIEASMTDGKQDGRWLFMNANNSPRLARIDLRSFETKEIIEIPNSAGNHASPFATENTEYLMAATRFSVPIPQASVPIENFSKGDFKGTVSMVKVDPKSGRLSIELQILVPGFDYDLSHCGKGKSHDWCFFTSYNSEQAYKMIEVGASKNDKDYILAFNWVRAKQCLDQGKASNFGGEYYRNYLPENQPAISEKLSGVKMLQPKDCPGVMYYMPTPKSPHGTDVDPTGEYIVGGGKLATVIPVHSFSKLMDVKDKPEHRSGMIMDIPILKYESTLAGEVKKPCLGPLHTEFDGKGYAYTSCFVSSEVVKWELGTWEVEQHLPAYYSVGHLSIVGGSSKDPYGKYLIALNKITKDRYLPVGMELPQSAQLYDISGGKAELLSDFPTVGEPHYSQMIPAKLLMDKAAKIYPLEENKHPYAIKNEKDARVVREGNTVRVYMTQIRSHFKPDTIEVRSGDTVFFHVTNLEQDFDIPHGFAVGGAPEMPNLLIMPGQTRTFKWKAPKPGIYPFYCTDFCSALHQEMQQYIRVLP
- a CDS encoding c-type cytochrome, with translation MKIIKNIIKFGKITPVLLGLIAFSYCGKEKPAEAESSVGSKGIGPVTSVTLGTLDEGMAQKGKQNFETKCSACHKFEEKVVGPALKGVTERRTPEWIMNMILNPMEMTQKDPIAQELLAEHLTQMTFQNVQESEAREILEYLRKMDKK
- a CDS encoding Crp/Fnr family transcriptional regulator, producing the protein MGLMIFDEISKEEMLSIFSSGRKRTLKKDEFLFHQGDETDCLHLLIEGKLQIFKYDSSSNEITLNFFNPVSLIAELALINGIPFPASGRFVTDGAVLSLPFKELRERIKTDIPLNHLLIQSLFSKIQALNLSINRGMTMDSLQRVAHFLYYLPENQATLAHSQIASMLALRPETFSRTLKQLKDQGIINPERGLIEVLKKEELKNFF
- a CDS encoding copper resistance protein CopD, with product MEKIDRLRFFYMYFVALLFHFFAAAFWVGGMLFFVMIFRPVYKDKELTDVKTLLLLKVALQFRKISYYVFIILLCSGISIAYLKGYFEVYSQVSYWISPHGAVFLVKMILFLLLLLSSVLHDFLIGPTAFKDMQNGVKSDSRSRKYASIFGRINLLISLLIAVLGLAYSRGFTF